A window of the Lactobacillus amylovorus DSM 20531 genome harbors these coding sequences:
- a CDS encoding IS4 family transposase — MKSLHSNILKLMDNIINKIATNIHAFSVSDQAFTRCRKLNVVDLIRLILNMGAGSLNSEIFHAFPNINSRMTASAFEQQKAKLKPECFKEIMAELSQANNAPQLLDDKYLVVAIDGSDFDQPFNPKSKNIFQGKDGRKYCQIHVNALYDVLNKLYLDMVIQPRQKMDEREAALTMLKNLDKQEKDFLVLMDRGYSSFNLIETCNRLKHCHYVIRTKAGNGAIKEITTLSGHEYDSELSCKVTASHRYYITHKDTEKFLHLVFHKKHHYKAVRSKNTKDSRWDHEDICNVKFRICKFRINPPGSDDEWEVLITNLDRDKYPLARMKEIYHLRWGIETSFRELKYDLSGVQFHSKKDQFVYMEIYAHFAMYDAVSLSVAASSKPYVKSKYQYQIDFKMACCIWRRYFMISDNSDISFAQLVLDMASYITPIRPGRKDKRNLKAKLVISFPYRLVA; from the coding sequence ATGAAATCCCTTCACTCAAATATTCTAAAACTGATGGATAATATTATCAATAAAATCGCCACTAATATTCATGCTTTCTCTGTTTCAGATCAGGCCTTTACCCGTTGTCGTAAGCTCAATGTCGTTGATTTGATTAGGCTGATTCTAAACATGGGAGCCGGCAGTTTGAACTCGGAAATTTTTCATGCTTTTCCTAACATAAATTCCAGAATGACCGCTTCGGCTTTCGAACAACAAAAGGCTAAATTAAAACCCGAATGTTTTAAAGAAATCATGGCTGAGCTTAGTCAGGCAAACAATGCACCACAATTACTAGATGACAAATACTTAGTTGTAGCGATTGATGGTTCCGATTTTGATCAGCCTTTTAATCCAAAATCAAAGAATATTTTTCAAGGCAAAGATGGTAGAAAATATTGTCAGATCCATGTAAATGCTCTTTATGATGTTTTGAATAAATTATATTTGGATATGGTCATTCAGCCCAGACAAAAAATGGATGAGCGTGAAGCGGCACTAACAATGTTAAAGAATCTAGATAAACAAGAAAAAGATTTTTTAGTTTTAATGGATCGTGGCTATAGTAGTTTTAATTTGATTGAAACCTGTAATCGGCTAAAGCATTGTCACTATGTTATTCGAACAAAAGCTGGGAATGGCGCTATTAAAGAAATTACCACATTGTCAGGCCATGAATATGATAGTGAGCTTTCCTGTAAAGTAACTGCATCGCATCGCTACTATATAACTCACAAAGATACGGAAAAGTTTCTTCACCTGGTATTCCATAAAAAACATCATTACAAGGCTGTACGCTCAAAAAATACCAAAGATTCACGCTGGGACCATGAAGATATATGCAATGTTAAATTTCGAATTTGTAAGTTTAGAATTAATCCACCAGGTTCAGACGATGAGTGGGAAGTTCTGATCACCAATTTAGACCGGGACAAATACCCACTAGCTAGAATGAAAGAGATCTATCATCTTCGCTGGGGAATAGAAACTTCTTTTAGGGAGCTTAAATATGACTTAAGCGGCGTCCAGTTTCATTCTAAAAAAGATCAATTTGTTTATATGGAGATATACGCCCATTTTGCAATGTATGATGCAGTGAGCTTATCAGTAGCCGCCAGCTCAAAGCCATATGTTAAAAGCAAATATCAATATCAAATAGATTTTAAAATGGCCTGCTGTATTTGGCGACGATACTTTATGATAAGCGATAATTCAGATATAAGCTTTGCACAATTAGTGCTTGATATGGCATCTTATATAACTCCAATTCGACCGGGAAGAAAAGATAAACGTAATTTAAAAGCAAAATTAGTTATCAGTTTTCCTTATCGTTTGGTAGCTTAG
- a CDS encoding PhoH family protein, producing MAQTTFTPQKAENIQKLVGVNDGNLKLLSEGYDLSVTDTGNDIVIAGDDEANVKKAVAVLKALDSVVNTGVNVGAPDTVSAMKMADKGTTEYFADLYKKVLIRDAKGRPVRVKNMGQKRYVEAIDKSDVVFGIGPAGTGKTFLAVVCAIAAFKKGEVSRIILTRPAVEAGESLGFLPGDLKEKVDPYLRPIYDSLYAILGTNTTDRLMERGVIEVAPLAYMRGRTLDDAFVILDEAQNTTDAQMKMFLTRLGFNSKMVVNGDMTQVDLPGRQHSGLIDARRILKNIDQIKFINFSAQDVVRHPIVAKIITAYEKEDAKH from the coding sequence TTGGCTCAAACAACTTTTACACCTCAAAAAGCAGAGAATATTCAAAAATTAGTTGGAGTTAATGATGGAAATCTGAAGCTTCTTTCTGAAGGCTATGATTTGTCCGTTACCGATACTGGCAATGACATTGTTATTGCAGGGGATGATGAGGCAAACGTAAAGAAAGCCGTCGCTGTTTTAAAGGCACTTGACAGTGTCGTGAATACCGGCGTTAACGTTGGCGCGCCCGATACGGTTAGTGCGATGAAGATGGCCGACAAGGGTACCACAGAGTACTTTGCGGATCTGTATAAGAAAGTCTTGATTCGGGATGCTAAAGGTAGACCGGTCAGGGTGAAAAATATGGGTCAAAAGCGTTATGTCGAGGCCATTGATAAATCCGATGTTGTCTTTGGAATAGGGCCAGCTGGGACTGGTAAGACTTTCTTGGCAGTTGTTTGTGCAATTGCTGCATTCAAAAAGGGCGAAGTTTCCAGAATAATTTTGACTAGACCAGCCGTTGAAGCTGGTGAATCACTTGGATTTTTGCCTGGCGACTTGAAGGAAAAAGTTGATCCATATTTGAGACCAATTTACGATTCTTTGTACGCTATTCTTGGTACTAATACTACTGACCGCTTAATGGAACGTGGCGTAATTGAAGTGGCTCCACTTGCTTATATGCGTGGACGTACGCTTGATGACGCGTTTGTAATTCTTGATGAAGCCCAAAACACTACTGATGCACAAATGAAGATGTTTTTGACACGTCTTGGTTTTAACTCCAAGATGGTCGTAAACGGAGATATGACTCAAGTCGATTTGCCGGGACGACAGCATAGCGGTTTAATCGATGCTAGACGAATTTTGAAGAACATCGACCAAATCAAATTCATCAACTTTTCTGCACAGGATGTTGTTCGTCACCCTATAGTTGCCAAAATTATTACTGCTTATGAAAAAGAGGACGCTAAACACTAA
- a CDS encoding GatB/YqeY domain-containing protein, whose translation MSLSDKIMTDMKTAMKNHDKTTLDTVRMIKSALMNEKIKLGHDLNADEELTVLNREKKQREESIEEFAKAKRDDLVEETKKELAVVEKYLPKQMSKDELESAVKETIDEVGAKGKSDFGKVMKALMPKIKGRADGKAASQAVRDQLN comes from the coding sequence TTGAGTTTGTCAGATAAGATCATGACTGATATGAAAACAGCCATGAAAAATCACGATAAGACAACTCTTGATACTGTCCGCATGATCAAATCTGCTTTGATGAATGAAAAGATCAAGTTGGGACATGATTTGAATGCAGATGAAGAATTAACTGTTCTTAATCGCGAAAAGAAACAAAGAGAAGAATCAATCGAAGAGTTTGCTAAAGCTAAACGTGATGATTTAGTGGAAGAAACTAAGAAAGAATTAGCAGTAGTTGAAAAGTACTTGCCTAAACAAATGAGCAAGGACGAGTTGGAATCTGCTGTTAAGGAAACGATTGATGAAGTTGGTGCCAAAGGCAAGTCTGATTTTGGTAAGGTTATGAAAGCCTTAATGCCAAAGATCAAGGGACGTGCCGATGGTAAGGCTGCGTCTCAAGCAGTTCGTGATCAACTAAACTAA
- the ybeY gene encoding rRNA maturation RNase YbeY: MDPIDITYNDEVGFLDDKKRDWQDWIMKLLLLAKKEIGKDNNLEMSINFVDEDRSHEINLKYRDKDRPTDVISFAIEDGEDSIDLAAFGDDPDFQEDIGDLFMCPSVIKRHSKEYGTGFDREFGYTVVHGFLHLNGYDHIKPDEAKEMFGIQGKVLEDYGLPLYPDQLDEGRGK; this comes from the coding sequence ATGGATCCAATTGATATTACCTATAATGATGAAGTTGGTTTTTTAGATGATAAAAAACGCGACTGGCAAGACTGGATTATGAAGCTTTTGCTTTTAGCTAAGAAAGAAATTGGCAAAGATAATAACTTAGAAATGAGTATTAACTTTGTTGACGAAGATCGTAGTCACGAAATTAACTTGAAGTATCGTGATAAAGATCGTCCAACAGATGTCATTTCTTTTGCAATTGAAGATGGTGAGGATTCAATTGACTTAGCTGCCTTTGGGGATGATCCTGATTTTCAAGAAGATATCGGGGATTTGTTTATGTGTCCAAGTGTCATCAAACGTCATAGCAAGGAATATGGCACTGGGTTTGACCGAGAATTTGGTTATACTGTAGTTCACGGCTTCTTGCACTTGAATGGCTATGATCATATCAAGCCTGATGAAGCTAAAGAAATGTTTGGCATTCAAGGAAAGGTGCTTGAAGACTACGGCTTACCACTATATCCAGATCAATTAGATGAAGGCAGAGGTAAATAA